The following coding sequences are from one Myxococcales bacterium window:
- a CDS encoding ABC transporter permease: MRPPEFGPILRAASRQRSAFLLVILEVALGFAVVSILIWVGTWYRSRGTADPGFPTSELISVASLGAAEPLDSADRRAQDEQGAMLSLPGVLQVATISSDVFDRRWRSGLPLGPTPHPGSAASGNNGWVIDGSPALPQVLGLRFAAGRAPHDTATEEEVAVSESLAADLSSTGSAVGHALWMADSQSPARVVGVFRDVALVIPFLANAERIVLRLRPPTNERGTRFLVRTQPGARDAVTERLRTALRALDPERAYDVRPYDLSAARHVQVSRGLLITLGIIAVVLAAVALIGSLAITAFLVAQRRRQVGIRRALGATPYDVVRLFLVENALAVSLGCILGLLISLSYYFSFNDMFPGVRVTWKQFAFTAALFYIDGLLATLVPALRAARVPPTVASRAL; the protein is encoded by the coding sequence GTGAGACCGCCAGAGTTTGGACCGATCCTGCGCGCAGCGTCCCGGCAACGCTCTGCCTTTCTCCTGGTGATCCTGGAGGTGGCCTTGGGCTTCGCCGTGGTTTCGATCTTGATTTGGGTGGGCACGTGGTATCGGTCCCGCGGCACGGCCGACCCGGGGTTTCCCACGAGCGAGCTCATCTCGGTGGCGAGCCTCGGAGCCGCCGAGCCCCTGGACTCAGCCGATCGTCGCGCCCAGGACGAACAGGGTGCCATGCTCTCTCTGCCCGGCGTCCTGCAGGTGGCGACGATCTCATCCGACGTCTTCGATCGCCGATGGCGCAGCGGCCTGCCGCTCGGGCCCACACCACATCCGGGTTCCGCAGCCTCGGGGAACAACGGGTGGGTGATTGATGGCTCGCCCGCGCTGCCACAGGTACTGGGTCTCAGATTCGCGGCAGGACGCGCCCCGCATGACACGGCCACGGAAGAAGAGGTCGCCGTCAGCGAGAGCCTGGCCGCGGACCTCTCGTCCACGGGCTCGGCCGTCGGCCATGCGTTGTGGATGGCAGACAGCCAAAGCCCCGCCCGTGTCGTGGGTGTGTTTCGAGACGTTGCCCTCGTGATCCCGTTTCTCGCGAACGCAGAGCGCATCGTCCTGAGGCTCCGGCCGCCCACGAACGAGCGAGGCACACGCTTCCTGGTGCGCACCCAACCCGGTGCCCGGGATGCCGTCACCGAACGCCTGCGGACAGCGTTGAGGGCACTGGATCCCGAGCGCGCCTACGACGTCAGGCCCTACGACCTGTCCGCCGCCCGACACGTGCAAGTTTCGCGCGGCTTGCTCATCACCCTCGGCATCATCGCCGTGGTGCTCGCGGCGGTGGCGCTCATCGGAAGCCTCGCCATCACAGCCTTCCTGGTGGCTCAGCGCCGCAGACAAGTGGGTATCCGCCGGGCTCTCGGCGCCACCCCTTACGACGTCGTCCGTTTGTTCTTGGTCGAAAACGCCCTGGCGGTCTCTTTGGGCTGTATCCTCGGCCTGCTCATTAGCCTCAGCTACTATTTCTCCTTCAACGACATGTTCCCGGGTGTGCGGGTCACCTGGAAACAGTTCGCCTTCACGGCCGCGCTGTTTTACATCGACGGTCTGCTCGCCACCCTCGTGCCTGCACTCCGGGCCGCCCGCGTTCCCCCCACCGTGGCCAGCCGTGCCCTCTAA